A window of Synechococcus sp. MW101C3 genomic DNA:
TCGTTTCCCTAGGGACCCGCTTTCAGGCCTATGGCGTGATCAGTGGTGTGCTCGTGCTGACTCTTTGGGTCTGGTTGCAGGGTCTGATTTTTTATTACGGCATCGCATGGAGCGTCGTTCTGGGCCGGCGGCGCAGTGGGGGCGATCCACACCTCGATTCGGCCGATCGTCTTGCGCCATTCGCGCGAGGATAATGGGAGCTAGGAGTAAACGCGTGGCCCGACCAGGTCTCTCCCTCCGACCACTCCCCGCCAGCCTTTTGCTGCTTGCTGCCGGTGTGGGCTCCATCGTTCTGATTGGCCTTCTCAGCCTTGCCTTGGTGCCTGTGCTGCTGGGGGCTGGCCTCCTGCTTTGCTTTCTGGTGGGCGTTGTGCTTTTCAGTTGGGCTGGTATTGAGGGGCTTGCGGCTCTGGAGAGGTGGATCGAAAGCGACCCTCGCTTTCAACGCTGATGGAGCGGCGGATTCCCTGGGTCTGGATTCTGTTGGGTGCTCTGCTGCTGCTGGCACCGGGACCTGCTGGACGGCTCATCCTTGATCTGTTGGGTGGACTCACCCTCATCATTGTGCTGCTGCCATTTTTGCTGGCCGGCGGTGGATGGGTGGCGTGGAGAATCATTAGCAGCCGCGTGCGCACTTGTCCCACCTGCGGACTCACCACCCTGTCGGCGGTGAACTGCCCGGCCTGTGGATCCCGACTTGATCTAGATGGACCACAGGCTCGTGGCGTCGATCAGCAAACACAGGCACCAATGGACGCCGGATTACGGCGAAATCCGCTTTCTGCCTCGTTGTTCAACCGCTCTCTTTTCATTCAGGTCGATGACGACCCTGGGAGGGACCAAGCGAGCCGCACGACTGGTTCAGAACGCGAGGCAACCGATGTGACCATTGACGTTGCTGCCAGGCCGATCAGTGACAACGAACCGCCGGAATGATCCAGCACCGATGACACTGTTTGTGTTGATCGTATCCAGAAGAGAATGAGGAGACCCCCGGGTGAGTACGGTCTCCCATCGCTAACGGCCGACACCACATGAGGGTTAGTGAGTCAGCGGGACCCCTGGCCGTAAACATACAGACTCTGCTTCGGGCATCTACACTTGATACCGTTCGCGCCGCCAAAGCATCCAACACTGTCGACATCGCCGATGTCCCCACTGATTGTCTCCGTGAACACCATTGAAGCTTGAACCCTGTTGTCAGCGGTTTTTTCAACCGCCGGCATCACTGTTCACCGACGCTCAAGCGGCTGAACTGGTGACTCGCCTCTATGCGGCTGCTGAAAGATCAACCGAGCTGCGGGAGATTGGCCCAACGGAACCGAGCAGAGGCGCGGCCAGCAGGAACGGACCGGTCCTCTCTTCTCCTACGTCCCCAACCAAGGACCGAATCCCCAAGCGCCACGCCATGCGGCAGGCACAGGAGTTGGACCACTAGGTGCTCGACCGGCTGACTCCAAGCTTTTTCAGGCTGTACCCCGAGGGTGCCTGGCCCCCAATCCCTCCTGAGCAGTTGCTGATGGCCCTGTTGCTGCAGGGGATCTACGGCAATCGCACGGAGCGGATGCTCACAGATGCGCACAGGAATCGCCCGATTGGCCGATCGACCTCCCCACATGGCGCCGACAAACGCCGCCGGTGGTGGTGCAAGCGCTACAGCAATCGGTTGAGCGGCAATTTCAGCGGGCTCCTATCCGCTGGCTGCGTTGGTATGGTCCAGCTCCTGCAACCGCCGTTCGCGAAGGAACAGGAACAAAGGAGCACCGCAGGCGAAGGCCAGCGTCACACAGCAGAGGAGGCAGATCGCGATGCCCTTCACCTGCAGCCTACGGGCTTCTACCACCATCCAGATGGTTATGGCTGTAGCGCCAATGAAAAGATCACGCGAAAGAGACTGCGCCGCTGGATTGGCATTCGCCAGGCGGAGGAACAGACCCAGATCAAAGGCGCTGTTGCTGAGCTGGATGAACTCCAGATTGGCCAGCCAAGGCAGGACGGCTCCCGCCACCGCCAACGCCAGATAGATCCACTGAAGTCGATGCGAACTGGCGGGCGCCCCTGTGATCGGAAGGAAAGTGGGCCGTTCTGACCGTTCCGGGATTGTCATGGCTGCGTCTCGATGAATGGGGCGGCAGTGGCTTGATCACTTGCGTTGACCTCAAGCTGCAAGACCTCTTGCTCCACCTGCTGCAGTACGGCTTCGCAACGGTGGCCGTAGGCCAGTGCCCGCTGATAGAGCTCCGCCATTCTTTCCACCTCAAGATCCTCCGACTGGAGCTGGGCCAGGGCCAGCTCCAGTGCCGTGAGGGCTTGGCTGTATGTGAGTTCGCCGATCTCCGCAGCCCAGTCGGGCGGAACGCCGGCAAGGGGGCCTGCTGCGCGGGCTTTGGGCTGTGGCTTGCTTTTGCGTAGGGTCATGAAGGGGGCAAGCTGACGAAAGACTCCACCATGGCTTCGCCGATGGGGCTGGTGTCGGTGACCTGAACGTCCGCTAGCCCATCAGTCCATTCCAGCTGAAGGTGCTGGCCGATGCCCACCTGTCTGAGTGAACGCACCAGCTGACCGTTCTCGCCACGGGCCAGACAGAAGCCCCGACGCAGCAGGCGTTGAGGCGAAAGGGCTTCGCGCAGATTCTCCAATTGCTGAAGCCGCTGGCGACGGTCCTGCAGGACCCGGGCGGGATGGCAGCGGTCGCGCTGGGCCGCTAGGGCGAGCAGGTTCTGGCGGTGGCTCTGCAGGCGCCAGCGCAATTCGCCGCCCAGCTGGGACCTGAGCGAGCGCAGGCGCTGGAGGGCACTGGCGCGGTCCGGCAACAGGGCCACCAGCGCAGCGGTGGGTGTGGCGGCCCGATAGTCCGCCACCAGGTCAGCGATGGTGGTGTCGCTTTCATGGCCGAGCCCGGTGATGACGGGGAGCGGGCACGTTGCCAGAGCCTGGGCCAGTCGTTCACCATCGAAGACGGAGAGATCTTCACGGCTCCCCCCACCACGGGCCAGCACCAGCGCCTCAAGGCCGAGGGCGCCGGCGTGCCGGCCCGCAGCGGCAATGGCACGACAGATCTCGTCCTCCACGCCCCCCTGCACAGGGATCGGCAGGATCACGATCCGGGTGGCCGGCCATCGTTCCCGCGCGGTGCGAAGCATGTCCGCGAGCGCTGCGCTCGGCACGCTGGTGAGTAAGGCAATCGCCTCGGGGAGAGCGGGGAGGGGACGTTTGCGGGCGGCACTGAAGATCCCGGACGGTTCCAGCAGGTCGCGGACCCGCTCAAAACGACGCAGCACACTGCTGAGGCTTGGCCGAACGTCGAGAACCTGTACACAGAGAGTGGCCCGCGCCGGCCAGAAATTCAGCTTCCCCACCACCGTGACGCCGTCCCCATCGCCGGGGCGAAAGCTGAGACGCGGCAACTGGGAAGCCCACACCACACCGGCAATGGAGGCCTCTTCGTCCATCAGCGTGAGCCAGAGGTGACCCTTCTTGAGCTGAGGCCGGGACACCGTGGCTTCGATCAGGAAGCGTGGCGCGAAGCCCCGCTCGATCAAAGTGCCGATCGCCACGTTGAGTTCGGCGACGCTGAAGCGGGGGAGAACACCGGTGGCGGAGTCAGCGTTCAAGACGGCCGTAGCAGAAACCCCAGTAGAGACTCACGGCGGCGGCCACCAGGAAAATGGATCGGCCGCTGGGGTGATCAAAACGGACCAATCCCGCGGCGCACACCACGAGGGCTGTGCTCAACAGGCGAGATCCATCGCGTCGGTTCTTGACGTAGAACGGAGCCAAGCGAGCAACGTCGGCACGGAAGGCCCAGTCTTGCCGATCAGCAGTCGTCGTGGTGGACCAGTGGACAGGCCCACTGTGAAACGTCAAAGGAATAGGCCCCACCACTCCTGAAGAAGCGGCGAGGCCAATGGGACGCTGCAGGCAGGAAATCAGCCCAGGCCGATCTGGGAGAGAATTCCCTGGCCGGTCAGCACTTCGGTGGTCAGGCCGATCACGAAGCCCAGCATGGCCAGGCGGCCATTCCAGGTTTCCGCGAAGTTGACGAAGCCGAAGCGGGGGGAGGTGGAGTCAGCCATGACGCAAGCTCAATGACAGATCAAATCGTAACGAAAGATGGGGATGGCTTGACAGTTGCTGGTCTGTCGTTGGGAGGTTCGGGAATCCGTTCTGGTGATGCTTGCTCCACCGTGTTTCCGAGGGTTCTACCAACTGCCAACGACCAACCGGCAAACAGCCAGCAGTTATTGAGCCAGCAGACAGCCACAGACAACTGCGGCAGAGGCCGCCGACCAGCACTTCGCGAGCCAACCCGCCGCAGTTCAGCCCTCCGCAACCCAGCGCTCGGCAATCCACCCCTTTGCGATCGTTCACTCCGCACGCTTCAGCGATCAACGCTCCACCCGTCAACGCCCCACCGATCAACATCCCATCGTTTACCCCGCCATCGATAACCACCCCTTCAAACAGCACGCCGGCGGCCAACACTTCGGTGAACATCTCACCAACGACCACCGCGCCATTGGCCATCCCGCCGCTGATGTCCGCGCCATCAGTCGCTGCGCGACCGACCATCCGGCCACGGCCCAGCTGGTGGCTCGACTGCCGCGGGAGCCGCAGCTCGTGCTCGTCACCGATCTCGACGGCACGCTGCTGGAGGGCAGTCCGGCGGCCAAAGGCGCCTTCTACGCCTGGCTGGAGCAGCGCCGCGACCGGGTGCTGCACGTCTTCAGCACCGGCAGGGATCTGGCCTCCGTGGGTCGCTTGCTGCTCCAGGAGACCATCCAGCGGCCACCAGCTCCCCATCTGGTGATCAGTGACGTGGGCGCCACCGTGGCTTGTGGCACCAGCCTGGCGCTACTGCCGGGTCTGGTGGATCCGATCGATCGCCGCTGGCAGGGCTGCGCGGAACGGCTGGCCCCTCTGCTGCGGAACCAGCCCGGGCTCAGCCCCCAGCCGGTGAGCGCCCACCGCCGCCTCGCCTACGACGTGGATCTTGGCAAGCTCGACCCGGGCCTGCCGTCCCGCCTGAGCGACTTGGGGGTGGATTGCCTCATCTCCGCCGACCGCTACCTGGATGTGCTGCCGGCGGGAGTCAACAAGGGCTCGACACTGCAGGCACTGGTGGAGTGGCTGGAGCTGGATCCGAACACAGTGATCACCGCCGGCGACAGCCTCAACGATCTGGCCATGTTCGAGACCGGCCTCAAGGGCGTGATGGTGGGCAATGCAGAACCCGCCCTGCGCCAGGAGCTGCCCCGGCTGCAGCGCACCTATGCGGCGCGCGCTCCTGGCTGTGAGGGTATAGCGGAGGGGTTGAGGCATTTCGGCTTTGCCCACCTGTTCGACTGACACTTCGGGCCAGCCCTTCGACGTCGGCTCGTCGCTGCCACATCTTCGCCGCCGTCATGTTGCGGTCATTTCCGGGCAGCGGGCTTGGCGCGGCTCGTGGGCAGGGCCTGGCGGGGATCCTCCGGCCAGGGATGGCGCGGATAGCGGCCCCGAAGCTCGGCGCGCACCTGCCGGTAGCTGCTGCCCCAGAAGCCGTCGAGGTCCTGGGTGATCTGGACCGGGCGGCCCGCGGGGGAGAGCAGGTGCAGGGTTACGTTCAGGCGCCCCTGGAGCAGCGCCGGCGTGCGGCTGCAACCGAACATCTCCTGCAGCCGCACGGCCAGCACGGGGGGAGAGTGGCCGTAGTCGATCGGTACCAGCCGTCCGGATGGCACCAGCAGCTTGGCAGGCAGGAGCTGGTCCAGGTCGCGGCGGCAATCCCAGGGGATCCCCGACCAGAGCGCTTCCTGTAGATCGAGCGCCTGCAACTCCTGCAGGGAACGCCGGCCGGCGAGTTGATCGCCGAGCCAGGCGCCGAAATCACCCCCCAGGGCCGCCTCGCTCCGGTCGGGCCAGGGTGGCCCCAGCTCCCGATGGGCCAGGCAGAGGCGTTGCTGCAACTGCCGGCTCCCGGCGCTCCAGGGCAGGGCGATGAGGCCGTGCTCCCGCAGGCCCGCCATCAGGGCGTCCTGCACCTGATCGAGCGGGGCGTCCTGCCAGGGCCGCCGGCTCAGCACCAGGGTCCCCAGTCGGTGCTCCCGCACGGCCACCACCCGTTGCTCCTGGCCATCCCAGCGAACCGTTGCCACGCTGCTGCCTTCAAGCTGGGCCAACTGCTCCAGGCTGGCCCTCGCCAGGGGGAGGGCCAGCAGAATCCGCGCCTCGCTGCCTCCGGCGTCGGCCCGGGCGATGGCCAGGACCTCGGCGCCCGCCAACGGATCGCCGGGATGGAGCCGGGCGCCGCGACCGTTACGCATCAGAAAGCGGCCCCCGGCTTCCTGACGGGCCAGGGCCACCTGCTCCGGGTAGGCCAAGCCGATCAGCACGGCCGCCTGCTGGGCTTCAGAGCCACCCGTGCTGGCTCTGAAGCCGCTGGTCGCCAACGGTTGGGCCACGCGCCACCCGCCCGCCTGCCGCTGCAGCTGTGCCAGCTGTTGGAGCAGGAGCTGACGGCGAGGGTCAGCGCCTCCTTGCCTCAACCAGTCGAGCCGCCGCAGCAGATCCGAGCCGGCTTCCTGTAGCCCGAGCGGATCGCGGGCCTCCAGCAGCACCGCCAGCTCGCAGGCCAACGGCAGCAGGTTGCGCTGCTTGGCGATCAGCAGCATGTGGGCGAGCCGGGGATGCAGGCCTAGCTGGGCCATGGCACGGCCATGGGCCGTGATGCGGCCGTGGACGTCCGTGGCTCCGAGCTGGCCCAGCAGGTCGATCGCCGCCAGCAATGGCTGCTGTGGGGGGGGATCCAGCCAGGGCAACGACCCCCCGGCTCCAGCGCCCCACTGCGCCAGTTGCAGGGCCACCGGCAGGGGATCCCGCTCCAGCAGCTCCGGCAGATCGAACGGAGGACGCCGCTGCTGCTCTGCCGGCGACCAGAGCCGCAGACAGCGGCCCGGGCCCAGTCGTCCGGCCCTGCCCTGACGCTGGGTGGCTGAGGCCTGGCTCGCCGGCTGCGTGACCAGCCCATCCATGCCGGTGCCGTGATCGAAGCGGCTGCGACGGCTGAGGCCGCTGTCGATCACCAGACGCACACCCGCGATCGTGAGCGAGCTCTCGGCGATGGCGCTGGCGAGCACTACCTTGCCCGCCTCGCTGCGTGCCTCCCGCATGGCCGCCGACTGCGCTCCCAGCGGCAAGCCACCGTGCAGGGGGGCAAGTTCCAGCTCCGCCCCCCAGCCAGTGGCCTGGATCGCCCGTTGGCATTGGAGGATTTCCCGCTGTCCGGGCAGAAACACCAGCACGGTTTCGCCTGTGCCGCGGGCTTCCAGCCAATGCTGCTCAAGCCCGCGCACCACCTGCTGCTCCAGGGTCTCCTGCGGCCTCGGGGGCTGGTACGCCAGTTGCACCGGGAAGCTTTTCCCTTCACTGCGGATCACTGCGGCCTCCGGCAGCTGGCGGGCCAGCGGGGTGAGATCCAGCGTGGCCGACATCACCAGCAGGCGCAGCTCCGGCGCCAGCAGTGGCCGGGATTCCAGTAGTAACGCCAGGGCGAGATCCGTGTCCGCTCGGCGCTCGTGAAACTCGTCGAAGATCACACACGACACGCCCGTGAGTGCGGGATCTCCTTGCAGCCGCCGCAGGAACAGCCCATCGGTCAGCACTTCAAGCCGGGTGGCTGCCGAACAGCGCTGCTCAAGCCGCACCCGATAGCCCACCGTGCCGCCCACCGCTTCATCGAGGCTGGCGGCGAGCCGCTGTGCGGCGGCCTTGGCCGCCAGACGCCGGGGCTCCAGCATCAGAACGGTGTGGGGTTCAGCCTGGGGCAGTTGCTCCTGCAGGCGGCGCAGTAGCGCCAGCGGGACACGTGTGGTCTTGCCTGCTCCGGGGGGGGCGTGCAGCAGCACTGTGGATCCGGCCGGCTCAAGCCGCTCCAGGATGTCCGGCAGAACCGCCTCAATCGGCAGGGGGGCCTTGGACGGGCCAGAGGCCGGAGGGAAGCTACGCCCGAGCGGTTGCATGCCGGATCTCAGCGGCAGTCCGACGATGGTCCCCGGCAACGCAGGCGGGGGTCAGCCGGAGGTCGCTGCGGGATCAGCCGAGCAGCTTCAGGATCAAAGCCAGCAGGGCGGTGCTGAGCAGCCCGAGGGATGCCAGCAGTCTCACCAGGGGTCCGATGGACAGGGCCAGCGAGGACATAAAGAAAAACGGAAGAAACCGATGCGTCCGTTTTAGCGCCCCTCTGGACCACAGGTGGTGGTCTTAGCCACGTTTCTTTGCCTGTTGATCAGGGGTAGCGCCGCTGCCACGCCGATCGTCAGCAGCTTGCGCACGGCACCGCCGGCCGCCTTTCAACGCACGTGACGGGCGCCATCCACCGGGTGATACGCCTCGCCGGTGGTTTCTTCGTAGACGACTGCCGGCAAGCCGGTTTCAAACATCGTCTGCAGGGCTTCCTTCAGGTAGGGGTTCCAGCCCCCGGTGGTGACCTTGCCGTGCCGCACGGTCCAGTCCCAGGTGCCCTGCAGGTCGCGGGGGATCCTGCCCTCCCGATCGCGGCGTGCCACGAGATCCTGGGATTCCACCAGGCCCACCAGGATTGGATCCTTGCCGTAGGAGGGCGTGAGGCTCAGCTCCAGGCGGATCGGATCTTCCTTTGTGAGCTGGAGGCGAAACCGGGGAGGAAGTTTGAGGCTGCGCAGAACGGCCGCCACGATTCGAGTTCTCTGATCCAACTGTCGGCCTCCGCCGTGATTCGGTTCTACGTTCTGGTTGTACCAGCCCATGGGACCGCAGCAGGCTGATCCGGTGCGCATGTGCGCAAGCCAAGGCTCCGCTCAGAGCGGGTAGCAGTTCATGGCGCCTTGGCTGGGCTAAGGGGTTTCCGGAGGAAGAACCGTTTCCTCCGCACCATCACTGAAGCGCACTGTCAACAGATCCTCCTGGGTAAGGCTGCCGTCGGCGTCGAGTAACTCCGGGTGGATGGTGAGACGGCCGGTGCGGTCAGTGCTCTCCGGCTGAGCACTGACCGGGGCGAAGGGGCTGGGAAACGGGAGATCGGCGGGTCGGGAGACCGCTGTGAATCCCTTGGCCATCACCCGGAACGCCTGCCACAGCAGGCCAAGCAGGCAGGCGCCGTAGAGGAGGGGAAATAGGCGGGCGAGAAAGGGGTCCATCGGTGATGGGCAAGCTGCCGTGGCCGTGGAAGGCCATGGCCCATCATCGCCTGCTTGAAGACCCGGGTGCCATGCTCCAGGCCCAGAGGGTGCTGCAGGCGGCGCCAAAGGCGAGAAACACCAGCAGAACGCTGCTTGTGTCCATATTCATTCATAAAAGTTCTTCAACCCTAGGGGCGGAGCGTCTTGCGTGCAGAGATCCTTTGAGCCTGCGCTTTGCCGCACTTCGTCACACCTTCACTGCCGCAGGCGTTCCTCAACGCCAGGCAACACCGTTACGGTCGGAATCACGTCCCGTTCCTGTTCTGATCGCCATGTCCATGAGGCGTTTGTCTCTCCGCCAGCTGCCTTATCTGCTCCCCCTTGCCGTTCTGCTGGCCTCCCCGGTGCTCACCCGGCCCGCTCCTGCGCCGGCCCAGGCTCAGCCAGGCGGTGCGCCTGGGCTCTCCCGGCAGTCGTTCGTCGCGGACGCTGTCCGCAGCGCCGGGCCGGCGGTGGTGACGATCGACACGGAGCGAACGGTGGTGAGCGGTGGCGGCTCAGGGCTGCCGCGCGGCCTGATGGCTGATCCCTTTTTCCGCCAGTTCTTCAACCTGCCCCAGGCTCAGCAGCCGTCCCAGCGCACCGAGCGGGGTCAGGGCAGCGGTGTGATCTTCCAGGCCGATGGCCTGCTTCTGACCAACGCTCACGTGGTGGAGAACAGCGACCGGGTGTATGTGGGCCTCAAGGATGGGCGCCGGGTGGAAGGGAAAGTGGTGGGGCTTGACCGGCTCACCGATCTCGCCTTGGTGCGTTTGCTGAGCCCAGGGCCGTGGCCGGTGGCCAGGCTCGGGAACTCTGATGCGCTGCAGGTGGGCGACTGGGCGATTGCAGTGGGCAATCCCTTCGGTCTCGATAACACCGTGACCATGGGGATCATCAGTAACCTCAACCGCAACGTGAGCAAGCTGGGCATCACCGACAAGCGGCTGGATCTGATCCAGACCGATGCCGCCATCAATCCCGGCAATTCCGGCGGGCCCTTGCTCAATGCCGATGGTGAAGTGGTGGGGATCAACACCCTGGTGCGCTCCGGCCCCGGCGCCGGCCTTGGTTTTGCGATTCCGATCAACCGCGCCCGCAGCATCGCGAATCAGCTGCTGGCCACCGGCCGAGTGGACCACCCGATGATCGGCGTCGGCCTCGACAACGTGCCCGGCACAAATCCAGGCAGCGCCCCGCGCGGTGCCCTCGTGCGCTCGGTGCTGCCGGGCAGCCCTGCCGCATCAGCGGGTCTGCGGCCCGGCGATGTGATCGTGGCGGTCGAGGGGCGTCCGCTGCCCGGCCCCGCCCAGATGATCGCCGCCGTGGAAAGCAATGGTGTGGGCCGGCCGATGGCGTTGCGCATCATCCGGAACGGCGCTGACATCGACCTTCAGGTCACCCCGACCGCCATGGTGGGCCAGGGCCAGCGGCGCTGATCGATCTCCGGTGCCCAGCGATCCGGGCCACTGAGCAGCTCGCAGAAACGGACGGTGATCAGCAGGGCGACAAAAACGAGCACTGCTGCAGACCCTGGCGAGAGGAATCACGAAGCGAAAGGTCAGAGAAAAGCCATTGGGTCGTCAGACCCAATGGCTTGCTCGTTGGCGTTCAGGCTTGAGTCAAACGGGCTTGGGTCCGTCCTCCTTGGGACAAT
This region includes:
- a CDS encoding zinc ribbon domain-containing protein, producing the protein MERRIPWVWILLGALLLLAPGPAGRLILDLLGGLTLIIVLLPFLLAGGGWVAWRIISSRVRTCPTCGLTTLSAVNCPACGSRLDLDGPQARGVDQQTQAPMDAGLRRNPLSASLFNRSLFIQVDDDPGRDQASRTTGSEREATDVTIDVAARPISDNEPPE
- a CDS encoding DUF2834 domain-containing protein; translation: MTIPERSERPTFLPITGAPASSHRLQWIYLALAVAGAVLPWLANLEFIQLSNSAFDLGLFLRLANANPAAQSLSRDLFIGATAITIWMVVEARRLQVKGIAICLLCCVTLAFACGAPLFLFLRERRLQELDHTNAASG
- the xseB gene encoding exodeoxyribonuclease VII small subunit; this translates as MTLRKSKPQPKARAAGPLAGVPPDWAAEIGELTYSQALTALELALAQLQSEDLEVERMAELYQRALAYGHRCEAVLQQVEQEVLQLEVNASDQATAAPFIETQP
- the xseA gene encoding exodeoxyribonuclease VII large subunit, producing the protein MNADSATGVLPRFSVAELNVAIGTLIERGFAPRFLIEATVSRPQLKKGHLWLTLMDEEASIAGVVWASQLPRLSFRPGDGDGVTVVGKLNFWPARATLCVQVLDVRPSLSSVLRRFERVRDLLEPSGIFSAARKRPLPALPEAIALLTSVPSAALADMLRTARERWPATRIVILPIPVQGGVEDEICRAIAAAGRHAGALGLEALVLARGGGSREDLSVFDGERLAQALATCPLPVITGLGHESDTTIADLVADYRAATPTAALVALLPDRASALQRLRSLRSQLGGELRWRLQSHRQNLLALAAQRDRCHPARVLQDRRQRLQQLENLREALSPQRLLRRGFCLARGENGQLVRSLRQVGIGQHLQLEWTDGLADVQVTDTSPIGEAMVESFVSLPPS
- a CDS encoding chlorophyll a/b-binding protein, which produces MADSTSPRFGFVNFAETWNGRLAMLGFVIGLTTEVLTGQGILSQIGLG
- a CDS encoding HAD family hydrolase, with amino-acid sequence MARLPREPQLVLVTDLDGTLLEGSPAAKGAFYAWLEQRRDRVLHVFSTGRDLASVGRLLLQETIQRPPAPHLVISDVGATVACGTSLALLPGLVDPIDRRWQGCAERLAPLLRNQPGLSPQPVSAHRRLAYDVDLGKLDPGLPSRLSDLGVDCLISADRYLDVLPAGVNKGSTLQALVEWLELDPNTVITAGDSLNDLAMFETGLKGVMVGNAEPALRQELPRLQRTYAARAPGCEGIAEGLRHFGFAHLFD
- the hrpB gene encoding ATP-dependent helicase HrpB; amino-acid sequence: MQPLGRSFPPASGPSKAPLPIEAVLPDILERLEPAGSTVLLHAPPGAGKTTRVPLALLRRLQEQLPQAEPHTVLMLEPRRLAAKAAAQRLAASLDEAVGGTVGYRVRLEQRCSAATRLEVLTDGLFLRRLQGDPALTGVSCVIFDEFHERRADTDLALALLLESRPLLAPELRLLVMSATLDLTPLARQLPEAAVIRSEGKSFPVQLAYQPPRPQETLEQQVVRGLEQHWLEARGTGETVLVFLPGQREILQCQRAIQATGWGAELELAPLHGGLPLGAQSAAMREARSEAGKVVLASAIAESSLTIAGVRLVIDSGLSRRSRFDHGTGMDGLVTQPASQASATQRQGRAGRLGPGRCLRLWSPAEQQRRPPFDLPELLERDPLPVALQLAQWGAGAGGSLPWLDPPPQQPLLAAIDLLGQLGATDVHGRITAHGRAMAQLGLHPRLAHMLLIAKQRNLLPLACELAVLLEARDPLGLQEAGSDLLRRLDWLRQGGADPRRQLLLQQLAQLQRQAGGWRVAQPLATSGFRASTGGSEAQQAAVLIGLAYPEQVALARQEAGGRFLMRNGRGARLHPGDPLAGAEVLAIARADAGGSEARILLALPLARASLEQLAQLEGSSVATVRWDGQEQRVVAVREHRLGTLVLSRRPWQDAPLDQVQDALMAGLREHGLIALPWSAGSRQLQQRLCLAHRELGPPWPDRSEAALGGDFGAWLGDQLAGRRSLQELQALDLQEALWSGIPWDCRRDLDQLLPAKLLVPSGRLVPIDYGHSPPVLAVRLQEMFGCSRTPALLQGRLNVTLHLLSPAGRPVQITQDLDGFWGSSYRQVRAELRGRYPRHPWPEDPRQALPTSRAKPAARK
- a CDS encoding DUF2973 domain-containing protein, with product MDPFLARLFPLLYGACLLGLLWQAFRVMAKGFTAVSRPADLPFPSPFAPVSAQPESTDRTGRLTIHPELLDADGSLTQEDLLTVRFSDGAEETVLPPETP
- a CDS encoding trypsin-like peptidase domain-containing protein translates to MRRLSLRQLPYLLPLAVLLASPVLTRPAPAPAQAQPGGAPGLSRQSFVADAVRSAGPAVVTIDTERTVVSGGGSGLPRGLMADPFFRQFFNLPQAQQPSQRTERGQGSGVIFQADGLLLTNAHVVENSDRVYVGLKDGRRVEGKVVGLDRLTDLALVRLLSPGPWPVARLGNSDALQVGDWAIAVGNPFGLDNTVTMGIISNLNRNVSKLGITDKRLDLIQTDAAINPGNSGGPLLNADGEVVGINTLVRSGPGAGLGFAIPINRARSIANQLLATGRVDHPMIGVGLDNVPGTNPGSAPRGALVRSVLPGSPAASAGLRPGDVIVAVEGRPLPGPAQMIAAVESNGVGRPMALRIIRNGADIDLQVTPTAMVGQGQRR